From Trichoderma atroviride chromosome 1, complete sequence, one genomic window encodes:
- a CDS encoding uncharacterized protein (BUSCO:EOG092D0VMZ), translated as MAVWSVVAFDETTVVTGCADKSIRVFDLRQSTGGEAMPVATIYTPDVVRALCKVPKGHPSGADIASASNDGTLRLWKLNGQQVSELHGHESFVYSLASLPSGELVSTGEDRTVRIWRGSECIQTITHPAISVWTVAVNQETGDIITGASDGIARIFTRRPEATADEATLKEFHDSVKASAIPQQQVGGINKEKLPGPEFLTSKAGTKEGQVQMIKESNGNVTAHTWSMAQQQWINVGTVVDAVGSTGKKVEYNGKSYDYVFDVDIEDGKPALKLPYNLSENPYERATKFLNDNELPLSYLDSVANFITENTKGATLGQPEPSSGPDPYGTESRYRPGESQAAKVLPQKEYLSISAAKYEAILNKIGNVNKTMVASGRKDVALNPGEESVLHSSREALNASKPISLPTLNVILKVVTEWPYADRLAGLDLLRCVARFPIAAQFQGPENETLVDIATASAIPDDFPPNDNAAMMGARTLANLFGSADGRSLAKSQADKAISFLERILGIKGGEPIGKFNRNVLVAVTTVAVNYSVLVNKEKLLSPEQRRRLVAVLGAILNDQTDSEVLYRALVALGTILSTSKDEAKSLGNAAWIEGAATKSSEERIKGVASECLKVISR; from the exons ATGGCGGTTTGGAGCGTTGTAGCCTTTGATGAGACCACAGTCGTGACGGGATGTGCGGATAAGAGCATTCGAGTGTTTGATCTCAGGCAGTCAACGGGCGGCGAGGCTATGCCTGTGGCTACCATATATACCCCTGACGTTGTTCGAGCTCTGTGCAAGGTCCCCAAGGGCCATCCCAGCGGCGCAGACATTGCCAGTGCAAGCAACGATGGCACCTTGCGGCTGTGGAAACTCAACGGCCAGCAGGTGAGCGAGTTGCACGGCCACGAGAGCTTCGTGTACAGCCTCGCAAGCTTGCCCTCTGGCGAACTTGTCAGCACTGGAGAGGACCGAACTGTCAGGATATGGAGAGGATCTGAATGCATTCAGACCATCACCCACCCTGCGATATCTGTCTGGACAGTTGCTGTCAATCAAGAGACTGGAGACATCATCACGGGAGCGAGTGATGGCATAGCACGCATCTTCACCCGGCGTCCAGAAGCCACAGCCGATGAGGCCACTCTCAAGGAGTTCCACGACTCTGTTAAAGCATCAGCCATTCCCCAGCAACAGGTCGGTGGCATCaacaaagagaagctgccAGGCCCCGAGTTCCTGACTTCCAAGGCGGGGACCAAGGAGGGTCAAGTGCAGATGATTAAAgagagcaatggcaacgtCACAGCGCACACCTGGTCCATggctcagcagcaatggATCAACGTGGGCACCGTCGTGGATGCAGTTGGCAGCACAGGCAAGAAGGTCGAATACAACGGAAAGTCCTACGACTATGTATTCGACGTCGACATTGAGGATGGAAAGCCGGCACTTAAGCTTCCCTACAACCTCTCTGAGAACCCTTACGAGCGAGCTACCAAGTTCCTCAACGACAACGAGCTGCCTCTGTCCTACCTTGACAGCGTTGCCAATTTCATTACCGAAAACACCAAAGGAGCCACCCTTGGCCAGCCTGAGCCTTCTTCCGGGCCTGATCCTTATGGAACCGAGTCGCGTTACCGGCCAGGAGAATCGCAAGCTGCAAAGGTTCTTCCTCAAAAGGAATACCTTAGCATATCTGCAGCGAAATATGAGG CTATTTTGAACAAAATTGGCAACGTCAACAAGACCATGGTGGCGTCGGGCCGCAAAGACGTGGCTCTTAACCCTGGAGAGGAGAGTGTTCTGCACTCGTCCAGAGAAGCACTGAATGCATCAAAGCCCATCTCGCTTCCAACATTGAACGTGATTCTCAAGGTTGTTACCGAGTGGCCATACGCTGATCGACTAGCCGGTCTCGATCTGCTCCGCTGTGTGGCTAGATTTCCTATTGCAGCACAGTTTCAAGGCCCAGAAAACGAAACCCTTGTAGATATAGCCACAGCATCGGCCATTCCCGATGACTTCCCTCCCAATGACAAtgcggccatgatgggcgCTCGAACACTTGCCAATCTGTTTGGCTCCGCCGACGGCCGAAGCCTTGCGAAATCTCAAGCAGATAAGGCTATTTCTTTCTTGGAGCGCATATTGGGGATCAAGGGCGGAGAGCCGATTGGCAAGTTCAATCGAAACGTGCTGGTTGCGGTGACAACCGTGGCTGTCAACTACTCTGTCCTTGTGAATaaggagaagctgctgagtCCCGAGCAGCGACGACGGCTGGTTGCTGTGCTTGGCGCAATCCTCAATGACCAGACAGACTCCGAAGTGCTGTACCGTGCTTTGGTGGCGCTTGGAACCATCTTGTCGACATCAAAGGACGAAGCCAAGAGCCTGGGCAATGCAGCATGGATAGAAGGCGCGGCGACCAAGAGCTCGGAAGAAAGAATCAAGGGAGTTGCGAGCGAATGTTTAAAGGTAATTTCGCGATAG